A part of Anabas testudineus chromosome 9, fAnaTes1.2, whole genome shotgun sequence genomic DNA contains:
- the slc20a2 gene encoding sodium-dependent phosphate transporter 2 isoform X1: MDMESYLWMVVIGFIIAFILAFSVGANDVANSFGTAVGSGVVTLRQACILASIFETLGSVLLGAKVGETIRKGIIDVSLYNDTVPVLMAGEVSAMVGSAVWQLIASFLKLPVSGTHCIVGATIGFSMVAIGTKGVQWMQLVKIVASWFISPLLSGLMSGLLFMIIRHLILNKDDSVPNGLRALPLFYASTIGINTFSIMYTGAPLLGLEMLPVWAIFLITLAGSLVCAALVWIVVCPWMRRKIASRLKKEQVLSRISDESLDKIPEEEEESPVFKELPGAKGTDEAVLPLTGGSSERSTRDSSGELSNMANGGTVPPNGRVYGRTHSMTNGCLKSPISNGSFSFDGHMRSDGQVYHTVHKDSGLYKDLLHKIHLGRMDDRDRSGSHVGPPDNNYRLLRRNNSYTCYTAAICGMPVQPLIRTESREDSEKLVGEGGARSNSVSYSKKRVRYDSYSSYCNAVAEAEIEAEEGGVEMKLATELEGVEEEGAPAPVPVDEEEDHEEKDKPEVFLLFHFLQILTACFGSFAHGGNDVSNAIGPLVALWMIYDQGGVMQDAATPVWLLFYGGLGICAGLWVWGRRVIQTMGKDLTPITPSSGFTIELASALTVVLASNIGIPVSTTHCKVGSVVAVGWIRSKKAVDWRLFRNIFLAWFVTVPVAGLFSAAVMALFVYGILPFV, from the exons ATGGATATGGAATCATATCTGTGGATGGTGGTGATTGGGTTCATCATTGCCTTCATCCTGGCCTTTTCAGTAGGCGCCAACGATGTGGCCAATTCATTCGGCACAGCAGTGGGCTCCGGTGTGGTCACACTGAGGCAGGCCTGTATCCTGGCATCCATCTTTGAGACCCTGGGCTCAGTGCTGCTTGGGGCCAAAGTGGGTGAGACGATTCGGAAGGGCATCATAGACgtcagcctgtacaatgacacCGTGCCCGTGCTCATGGCAGGGGAGGTCAGCGCCATGGTCG GGTCCGCTGTCTGGCAGCTAATCGCCTCCTTCCTCAAACTGCCCGTCTCCGGGACTCACTGCATTGTTGGCGCTACCATCGGCTTCTCCATGGTGGCCATCGGCACCAAGGGTGTACAGTGGATGCAGCTCGTCAAGATtg TGGCATCTTGGTTCATCTCCCCCTTGCTCTCTGGGCTCATGTCTGGACTGCTCTTCATGATAATCAGACACTTGATCCTCAACAAG GATGACTCTGTCCCTAATGGCCTGCGAGCACTGCCGCTCTTCTACGCGTCCACCATCGGAATCAACACATTCTCCATCATGTACACTGGAGCCCCAT TGCTGGGGTTGGAGATGTTACCAGTATGGGCCATCTTTCTCATAACTTTAGCCGGATCCCTGGTCTGTGCAGCTCTGGTCTGGATAGTCGTCTGTCCCTGGATGAGGAGAAAGATAGCAA GTCGTCTAAAGAAGGAGCAGGTTCTGTCCAGGATCTCTGATGAGAGCCTGGACAAGATCcctgaagaggaagaagagagccCCGTGTTTAAGGAGCTACCAGGGGCCAAGGGCACAGATGAGGCTGTGTTGCCGCTCACCGGGGGCAGCAGCGAACGTAGCACCCGCGACTCCAGTGGAGAACTCTCCAACATGGCTAATGGAGGCACGGTCCCGCCAAATGGCAGAGTCTATg GTCGGACCCACTCGATGACCAATGGCTGCCTCAAGTCACCCATTTCTAATGGCAGCTTCAGCTTTGATGGCCACATGCGCAGTGATGGCCAGGTGTACCACACAGTGCACAAGGATTCGGGTCTTTATAAAGACCTGCTTCACAAAATCCACCTGGGTCGCATGGATGACCGCGATCGCTCTGGCTCCCACGTCGGCCCCCCTGACAACAACTACCGCCTGCTTCGACGCAACAACAGTTACACCTGCTACACAGCCGCAATATGTGGCATGCCTGTCCAGCCGCTCATACGCACAGAGTCACGCGAGGACAGTGAAAAGCTGGTAGGTGAGGGAGGCGCCCGAAGCAACAGCGTGTCCTACTCCAAGAAGAGGGTGCGTTACGATAGCTACTCATCGTATTGTAACGCTGTGGCCGAGGCTGAAATTGAGGCAGAGGAAGGTGGAGTGGAGATGAAGCTGGCCACTGAGCTTGAGGGCGTGGAGGAGGAAGGGGCTCCAGCTCCCGTGCCtgtggatgaggaggaagatcACGAGGAGAAGGATAAGCCTGAGGTGTTCCTGCTGTTTCACTTCCTGCAGATCCTCACCGCCTGCTTCGGCTCCTTTGCCCATGGAGGCAATGACGTCAG TAATGCCATTGGGCCCCTGGTGGCGCTGTGGATGATCTACGATCAGGGTGGTGTGATGCAGGATGCTGCCACTCCCGTCTGGCTGCTGTTCTATGGTGGTTTGGGCATCTGTGCTGGCCTGTGGGTGTGGGGCCGCCGCGTCATCCAGACCATGGGGAAGGATCTGACCCCCATCACCCCGTCAAG TGGATTCACTATTGAACTGGCTTCTGCACTCACAGTCGTGTTGGCTTCAAATATCGGAATCCCTGTCAGTACCACACACTGCAAG GTGGGCTCGGTTGTGGCCGTGGGTTGGATTCGCTCAAAGAAAGCTGTGGACTGGCGCCTCTTCAGGAACATCTTCCTGGCGTGGTTCGTCACAGTGCCCGTGGCTGGCCTGTTCAGCGCTGCCGTCATGGCCCTGTTCGTCTACGGCATCCTGCCCTTCGTCTGA
- the slc20a2 gene encoding sodium-dependent phosphate transporter 2 isoform X2 — protein MDMESYLWMVVIGFIIAFILAFSVGANDVANSFGTAVGSGVVTLRQACILASIFETLGSVLLGAKVGETIRKGIIDVSLYNDTVPVLMAGEVSAMVGSAVWQLIASFLKLPVSGTHCIVGATIGFSMVAIGTKGVQWMQLVKIVASWFISPLLSGLMSGLLFMIIRHLILNKDDSVPNGLRALPLFYASTIGINTFSIMYTGAPLLGLEMLPVWAIFLITLAGSLVCAALVWIVVCPWMRRKIASRLKKEQVLSRISDESLDKIPEEEEESPVFKELPGAKGTDEAVLPLTGGSSERSTRDSSGELSNMANGGTVPPNGRVYGRTHSMTNGCLKSPISNGSFSFDGHMRSDGQVYHTVHKDSGLYKDLLHKIHLGRMDDRDRSGSHVGPPDNNYRLLRRNNSYTCYTAAICGMPVQPLIRTESREDSEKLVGEGGARSNSVSYSKKRVRYDSYSSYCNAVAEAEIEAEEGGVEMKLATELEGVEEEGAPAPVPVDEEEDHEEKDKPEVFLLFHFLQILTACFGSFAHGGNDVSNAIGPLVALWMIYDQGGVMQDAATPVWLLFYGGLGICAGLWVWGRRVIQTMGKDLTPITPSSGFCIEVMSALTVLVASNVGIPISSTHCKVGSVVAVGWIRSKKAVDWRLFRNIFLAWFVTVPVAGLFSAAVMALFVYGILPFV, from the exons ATGGATATGGAATCATATCTGTGGATGGTGGTGATTGGGTTCATCATTGCCTTCATCCTGGCCTTTTCAGTAGGCGCCAACGATGTGGCCAATTCATTCGGCACAGCAGTGGGCTCCGGTGTGGTCACACTGAGGCAGGCCTGTATCCTGGCATCCATCTTTGAGACCCTGGGCTCAGTGCTGCTTGGGGCCAAAGTGGGTGAGACGATTCGGAAGGGCATCATAGACgtcagcctgtacaatgacacCGTGCCCGTGCTCATGGCAGGGGAGGTCAGCGCCATGGTCG GGTCCGCTGTCTGGCAGCTAATCGCCTCCTTCCTCAAACTGCCCGTCTCCGGGACTCACTGCATTGTTGGCGCTACCATCGGCTTCTCCATGGTGGCCATCGGCACCAAGGGTGTACAGTGGATGCAGCTCGTCAAGATtg TGGCATCTTGGTTCATCTCCCCCTTGCTCTCTGGGCTCATGTCTGGACTGCTCTTCATGATAATCAGACACTTGATCCTCAACAAG GATGACTCTGTCCCTAATGGCCTGCGAGCACTGCCGCTCTTCTACGCGTCCACCATCGGAATCAACACATTCTCCATCATGTACACTGGAGCCCCAT TGCTGGGGTTGGAGATGTTACCAGTATGGGCCATCTTTCTCATAACTTTAGCCGGATCCCTGGTCTGTGCAGCTCTGGTCTGGATAGTCGTCTGTCCCTGGATGAGGAGAAAGATAGCAA GTCGTCTAAAGAAGGAGCAGGTTCTGTCCAGGATCTCTGATGAGAGCCTGGACAAGATCcctgaagaggaagaagagagccCCGTGTTTAAGGAGCTACCAGGGGCCAAGGGCACAGATGAGGCTGTGTTGCCGCTCACCGGGGGCAGCAGCGAACGTAGCACCCGCGACTCCAGTGGAGAACTCTCCAACATGGCTAATGGAGGCACGGTCCCGCCAAATGGCAGAGTCTATg GTCGGACCCACTCGATGACCAATGGCTGCCTCAAGTCACCCATTTCTAATGGCAGCTTCAGCTTTGATGGCCACATGCGCAGTGATGGCCAGGTGTACCACACAGTGCACAAGGATTCGGGTCTTTATAAAGACCTGCTTCACAAAATCCACCTGGGTCGCATGGATGACCGCGATCGCTCTGGCTCCCACGTCGGCCCCCCTGACAACAACTACCGCCTGCTTCGACGCAACAACAGTTACACCTGCTACACAGCCGCAATATGTGGCATGCCTGTCCAGCCGCTCATACGCACAGAGTCACGCGAGGACAGTGAAAAGCTGGTAGGTGAGGGAGGCGCCCGAAGCAACAGCGTGTCCTACTCCAAGAAGAGGGTGCGTTACGATAGCTACTCATCGTATTGTAACGCTGTGGCCGAGGCTGAAATTGAGGCAGAGGAAGGTGGAGTGGAGATGAAGCTGGCCACTGAGCTTGAGGGCGTGGAGGAGGAAGGGGCTCCAGCTCCCGTGCCtgtggatgaggaggaagatcACGAGGAGAAGGATAAGCCTGAGGTGTTCCTGCTGTTTCACTTCCTGCAGATCCTCACCGCCTGCTTCGGCTCCTTTGCCCATGGAGGCAATGACGTCAG TAATGCCATTGGGCCCCTGGTGGCGCTGTGGATGATCTACGATCAGGGTGGTGTGATGCAGGATGCTGCCACTCCCGTCTGGCTGCTGTTCTATGGTGGTTTGGGCATCTGTGCTGGCCTGTGGGTGTGGGGCCGCCGCGTCATCCAGACCATGGGGAAGGATCTGACCCCCATCACCCCGTCAAG CGGATTTTGCATTGAAGTAATGAGTGCGCTAACAGTGCTTGTTGCATCAAATGTGGGCATCCCAATAAGCTCCACCCACTGCAAG GTGGGCTCGGTTGTGGCCGTGGGTTGGATTCGCTCAAAGAAAGCTGTGGACTGGCGCCTCTTCAGGAACATCTTCCTGGCGTGGTTCGTCACAGTGCCCGTGGCTGGCCTGTTCAGCGCTGCCGTCATGGCCCTGTTCGTCTACGGCATCCTGCCCTTCGTCTGA
- the slc20a2 gene encoding sodium-dependent phosphate transporter 2 isoform X3, translating to MDMESYLWMVVIGFIIAFILAFSVGANDVANSFGTAVGSGVVTLRQACILASIFETLGSVLLGAKVGETIRKGIIDVSLYNDTVPVLMAGEVSAMVGSAVWQLIASFLKLPVSGTHCIVGATIGFSMVAIGTKGVQWMQLVKIVASWFISPLLSGLMSGLLFMIIRHLILNKDDSVPNGLRALPLFYASTIGINTFSIMYTGAPLLGLEMLPVWAIFLITLAGSLVCAALVWIVVCPWMRRKIASRLKKEQVLSRISDESLDKIPEEEEESPVFKELPGAKGTDEAVLPLTGGSSERSTRDSSGELSNMANGGTVPPNGRVYGRTHSMTNGCLKSPISNGSFSFDGHMRSDGQVYHTVHKDSGLYKDLLHKIHLGRMDDRDRSGSHVGPPDNNYRLLRRNNSYTCYTAAICGMPVQPLIRTESREDSEKLVGEGGARSNSVSYSKKRVRYDSYSSYCNAVAEAEIEAEEGGVEMKLATELEGVEEEGAPAPVPVDEEEDHEEKDKPEVFLLFHFLQILTACFGSFAHGGNDVSNAIGPLVALWMIYDQGGVMQDAATPVWLLFYGGLGICAGLWVWGRRVIQTMGKDLTPITPSSGFTIELASALTVVLASNIGIPVSTTHCKRILH from the exons ATGGATATGGAATCATATCTGTGGATGGTGGTGATTGGGTTCATCATTGCCTTCATCCTGGCCTTTTCAGTAGGCGCCAACGATGTGGCCAATTCATTCGGCACAGCAGTGGGCTCCGGTGTGGTCACACTGAGGCAGGCCTGTATCCTGGCATCCATCTTTGAGACCCTGGGCTCAGTGCTGCTTGGGGCCAAAGTGGGTGAGACGATTCGGAAGGGCATCATAGACgtcagcctgtacaatgacacCGTGCCCGTGCTCATGGCAGGGGAGGTCAGCGCCATGGTCG GGTCCGCTGTCTGGCAGCTAATCGCCTCCTTCCTCAAACTGCCCGTCTCCGGGACTCACTGCATTGTTGGCGCTACCATCGGCTTCTCCATGGTGGCCATCGGCACCAAGGGTGTACAGTGGATGCAGCTCGTCAAGATtg TGGCATCTTGGTTCATCTCCCCCTTGCTCTCTGGGCTCATGTCTGGACTGCTCTTCATGATAATCAGACACTTGATCCTCAACAAG GATGACTCTGTCCCTAATGGCCTGCGAGCACTGCCGCTCTTCTACGCGTCCACCATCGGAATCAACACATTCTCCATCATGTACACTGGAGCCCCAT TGCTGGGGTTGGAGATGTTACCAGTATGGGCCATCTTTCTCATAACTTTAGCCGGATCCCTGGTCTGTGCAGCTCTGGTCTGGATAGTCGTCTGTCCCTGGATGAGGAGAAAGATAGCAA GTCGTCTAAAGAAGGAGCAGGTTCTGTCCAGGATCTCTGATGAGAGCCTGGACAAGATCcctgaagaggaagaagagagccCCGTGTTTAAGGAGCTACCAGGGGCCAAGGGCACAGATGAGGCTGTGTTGCCGCTCACCGGGGGCAGCAGCGAACGTAGCACCCGCGACTCCAGTGGAGAACTCTCCAACATGGCTAATGGAGGCACGGTCCCGCCAAATGGCAGAGTCTATg GTCGGACCCACTCGATGACCAATGGCTGCCTCAAGTCACCCATTTCTAATGGCAGCTTCAGCTTTGATGGCCACATGCGCAGTGATGGCCAGGTGTACCACACAGTGCACAAGGATTCGGGTCTTTATAAAGACCTGCTTCACAAAATCCACCTGGGTCGCATGGATGACCGCGATCGCTCTGGCTCCCACGTCGGCCCCCCTGACAACAACTACCGCCTGCTTCGACGCAACAACAGTTACACCTGCTACACAGCCGCAATATGTGGCATGCCTGTCCAGCCGCTCATACGCACAGAGTCACGCGAGGACAGTGAAAAGCTGGTAGGTGAGGGAGGCGCCCGAAGCAACAGCGTGTCCTACTCCAAGAAGAGGGTGCGTTACGATAGCTACTCATCGTATTGTAACGCTGTGGCCGAGGCTGAAATTGAGGCAGAGGAAGGTGGAGTGGAGATGAAGCTGGCCACTGAGCTTGAGGGCGTGGAGGAGGAAGGGGCTCCAGCTCCCGTGCCtgtggatgaggaggaagatcACGAGGAGAAGGATAAGCCTGAGGTGTTCCTGCTGTTTCACTTCCTGCAGATCCTCACCGCCTGCTTCGGCTCCTTTGCCCATGGAGGCAATGACGTCAG TAATGCCATTGGGCCCCTGGTGGCGCTGTGGATGATCTACGATCAGGGTGGTGTGATGCAGGATGCTGCCACTCCCGTCTGGCTGCTGTTCTATGGTGGTTTGGGCATCTGTGCTGGCCTGTGGGTGTGGGGCCGCCGCGTCATCCAGACCATGGGGAAGGATCTGACCCCCATCACCCCGTCAAG TGGATTCACTATTGAACTGGCTTCTGCACTCACAGTCGTGTTGGCTTCAAATATCGGAATCCCTGTCAGTACCACACACTGCAAG CGGATTTTGCATTGA